A single genomic interval of Pyrus communis chromosome 7, drPyrComm1.1, whole genome shotgun sequence harbors:
- the LOC137740610 gene encoding uncharacterized protein, producing MGHRAGNCPQSHQQSFLPPPAPIQHVPGPGNYGQTDRGGAYYYQGDVQVDLSGTREDSLSRGRLLLVVRDLQDSLNNPDLIMGTLNILGYFARVLIDCGAIHSVISHTFAQVTQPHLTPLGYDLEFAMPMGERCIVDCVYPGCSVMVEDVVMPADLILLLVVTFVGEQSEVRHDIISTVQAKRLLSKGCQGYLAHVVLNDVAPSSVEDVRVIRHFPDVFPDDLPGLPPDQDVEFTIDLLSGTNHISLTPYRMASAELRELNIQLQELVGKRFIQPSNSPWGAPVLFVRKKDRTLRLCINYRQLNRISSEDVPKTAFRTRYGHYKFQRDLNLRQRRWLELLSDFDYTIDNHPGRANVVADALSRKSQGRINALYASRVSLLANLRSTGVRLEIENQEVALLSNFQVRPILIDRVLETQMVDDETQEIIQARNQGKKKDLKFGDAWHKRLDLMEFAYNNSFHSSVGMAPFKALYGKSCRTPLCWSEVRERVLVGPKIVEETTQNVQVFSKLSPWRGVVRFRKKDLTYDEEPVTILDWKEKVLRNKIMNLVKVLWRNHLAEEATWETEDRMRDLYPRLFFDH from the exons atgggacatcgagctggaaattgtccccagagtcaccAGCAATCTTTCTTGCCACCACCTGCGCCGATCCAGCATGTCCCTGGCCCTGGTAATTATGGTCAGACGGATCGTGGTGGTGCCTATTATTATCAGGGTGATGTC CAGGTGGATCTCAGTGGTACCAGAGAGGACAGCCTCAGTAGGGGGAGATTGTTGCTAGTAGTGCGGGATCTTCAAGACAGTCTG AATAATccagacttgatcatgggtacattaaatatccttggttattttgctagagtattgatTGACTGTGGTGCTATACattctgttatttctcatacatttgctcaagtgacgcaacctcaccttacacctctagggtatgatttagagtttgctatgcctatGGGTGAGAGATGTATTGttgattgtgtgtacccaggatgttcagtgatggtggaggatgttgttatgCCAGCTGACCTTATCct ATTacttgtggttacttttgtgggtgagcaaagTGAGGTGAGACATGACATTATTTCTACTGTGCAAGCAAAAAGGTTGTTATCAAAAGGGTGCCAGGGATACTTAGCTCATGTAGTGTTGAACGATGTTGCTCCTAGTAGTGTGGAGGATGTAAGGGTAATcaggcattttcctgatgttttccctgaTGATTTACCTGGATTACCGCCAGACCAAGATgtagagttcaccattgatttgCTTTCAGGTACTAATCATATatctttgactccttatcgaatggcttctgctgagttgagggaattgaatatccagttgcaggaattagtgggtAAACgttttattcaacctagtaATTCACcctggggagctccagtgttgtttgtgaggaagaaagatagGACTTTAAGGCTATGCATTAATTACCGGCAATTGAATCgc ATCAGTAGTGAGGATGTCCCTAAGACagctttcaggactcgttatggtcattacaaGTTTCAG agggatcttaatcttcgtcagcgaaGGTGGTTGGAATTGCTTAGTGATTTTGATTACACGATTGAtaatcaccctggtcgtgcgaatgtggtagctgatgcacttagcagaaaATCTCAGGGtcgtattaatgcgttgtacgctagtcgtgtttCTCTTCTGGCAAACTTGAGATCAACTGGGGTGAGGTTAGAGATAGAAAATCAGGAGGTAGCCTTACtttctaattttcaagttaggccgattttaattgatcgtgtaCTTGAAACCCAGATGGTTGATGATGAGACTCAGGAAATAATTCAAGCAAGGAatcaagggaaaaagaaagacctCAAA tttggagatgcttggcacaagcggttggatttaatggaatttgcctacaacaacagttttcattctaGTGTCGGCATGGCACCGTTTAAGGCGCTGTATGGTAAATCTTGTCGAACACCCTTGTGTTGGTCTGAGGTcagagaaagagttttggtgggccccaagattgttgaggagactactcaaaatgttcag GTGTTTTCGAAGCtctcaccgtggagaggtgttgtacgGTTTagaaagaaag atttgacttatgatgaggaaccagtaACGATTctagattggaaggaaaaggttctgaggaacaagattatgaatttagtgaaagttttgtggaggaatcacttaGCAGAggaggctacttgggagacagaagatcggatgagagatttgtaccctcggttgttctttgatcactAA